A genomic segment from Geitlerinema sp. PCC 7407 encodes:
- a CDS encoding glycosyltransferase family 2 protein, with amino-acid sequence MKATVLIPTKNPGALFRKVMEAVLSQETPWPYEVLVIDSGSTDGTVDYCRSLGEQVRVHTIAPQEFGHGRTRNLGISMAKGEFVALITHDALPASSAWLRNLVGAADQAPDVAGAFGRHLPYPGCNPFVARDLQLHFDHFLTWPLVARLEDRDRYQREAGYRQVLHFFSDNNACVRRSVWEKYPYPDVDFAEDQIWAKQIIEAGYGKAYADDAAVYHSHNYSIVEYGRRSFDESKALRSLFGYQLCPSFVHLVGHFVRSTLADWRYAKQTRLFRQAPAWPLRSPFLNLARQLGYYLGERADRLPRRLVATISLDQSLKRRA; translated from the coding sequence TTGAAAGCCACCGTCTTGATTCCGACCAAAAATCCGGGTGCCCTATTTCGCAAGGTGATGGAGGCTGTTTTGAGTCAGGAGACACCTTGGCCCTACGAGGTCTTGGTGATCGACTCTGGGTCAACGGACGGCACCGTGGACTATTGCCGGTCCCTGGGGGAGCAGGTGCGCGTGCACACCATTGCGCCTCAGGAATTTGGCCACGGTCGAACCCGCAATTTGGGGATTTCTATGGCCAAGGGCGAGTTCGTGGCGCTGATTACCCACGATGCGCTGCCAGCGAGCTCTGCCTGGCTGCGAAATTTGGTCGGAGCAGCGGATCAGGCGCCGGACGTAGCGGGAGCCTTTGGGCGTCATTTGCCCTATCCGGGCTGCAATCCTTTTGTGGCGAGAGATTTGCAGCTTCATTTTGATCATTTCTTGACTTGGCCGCTGGTGGCGCGCCTAGAAGATCGCGATCGCTATCAGCGGGAGGCGGGCTACCGGCAGGTCCTGCACTTTTTCTCAGACAACAATGCCTGTGTGCGGCGCAGCGTCTGGGAAAAGTACCCTTATCCCGATGTGGACTTTGCGGAGGACCAGATCTGGGCCAAGCAAATCATCGAGGCGGGCTATGGCAAGGCCTACGCCGATGATGCGGCGGTCTACCACTCCCACAACTACTCGATCGTGGAGTACGGGCGGCGCTCCTTTGATGAGTCGAAGGCGCTGCGATCGCTCTTTGGCTATCAGCTGTGTCCCAGCTTTGTTCACTTGGTCGGCCACTTTGTGCGCAGTACGCTGGCGGACTGGCGCTACGCCAAGCAGACGCGGCTGTTTCGCCAGGCCCCCGCTTGGCCCCTGCGATCGCCCTTTTTGAATCTGGCGCGGCAGCTCGGCTACTACCTGGGGGAGCGGGCCGATCGGCTCCCGCGGCGGCTCGTCGCGACAATTTCCCTCGATCAGTCGCTGAAGCGGCGGGCTTAG